TAAGGATCGATGCTGGCCCGTGGGTATCTTACAAAAACAGGGGCGGCATCATAGACCTTACGGCAACGCCATTAGTTGCTGGTAATCATACCCTCAGTATTGCGCAGGGCAGAGACTTTGATTACCACTTCAGTTTCCAGGGCCTGGTCCTGGATGCCGGTGCTACTACCAGCAAGCCCACCGCATCAGACTACCTCATTGAATACATTGGCGATTCTATTACCGCCGGTTACCTCAACGAGCAGGCGAATGTATCGGCTTATGCATGGATCTGCTCCGAAGCGTTAGGTGCTGAACATACACAGATCGCCTATCCAGGTATTGCGCTGGTGAGCAGTGCCACGCATGGTATTGCGATGGACAGCCAATATTTCAAATTGCAAGCGCCTGGTTATTCGCCCCGTGTAGCATGGGATTTTACGAAGTATACACCGAATGCGATAGTACTGAACCTGGGTACAAATGACGGTGATTATGAAGATAGCGATGATACTTTCCAGGCGGTATACGAGTACCTGTTGAGTGGTATCAGGAATAAATTTCCGCAGGCGGAGATCTTTGTAATGCGTACTTTCCTGGGGATCCGGGCGCAGCCTACGGCAGCTGCAGTGGCGGGCCGTATTGCCGCGGGGGATCAAAAGATCCATTATGTAAATACCGAAGGCTGGCTCACACCATCAAGTTCCGATTACCTGGCGGATAATATTCATCCAGGTGAATCAGGGCATATTAAAATAGCAGGCTTATTGCAGGCGGTATTAGCGCCTTATGTGAAAGATGTTTCGGTCATTCCGGATGGCATGATGTAATTGGAAATCAAAGCAGGGGGCTGTTAGTGGATGCAGCAGACAGCGTGCACCAATTCAGCCTTTCTTATTGAATTGAATTATTTAAACATCGTGTGGCGCCTCACAAATTCCCAATCCTCATCATCTGTGTTGATCAGGACATACGTAACT
This window of the Chitinophaga sancti genome carries:
- a CDS encoding SGNH/GDSL hydrolase family protein: MQMTDDVVARGDGSLQDTNILYFGRWNFSDSTQFNACWGGAYIKVNFTGTTVKLLTANTSNFHVRIDAGPWVSYKNRGGIIDLTATPLVAGNHTLSIAQGRDFDYHFSFQGLVLDAGATTSKPTASDYLIEYIGDSITAGYLNEQANVSAYAWICSEALGAEHTQIAYPGIALVSSATHGIAMDSQYFKLQAPGYSPRVAWDFTKYTPNAIVLNLGTNDGDYEDSDDTFQAVYEYLLSGIRNKFPQAEIFVMRTFLGIRAQPTAAAVAGRIAAGDQKIHYVNTEGWLTPSSSDYLADNIHPGESGHIKIAGLLQAVLAPYVKDVSVIPDGMM